One segment of Prochlorococcus marinus str. GP2 DNA contains the following:
- a CDS encoding DUF3804 family protein — MTDRETIESMLYEFATPQKMGSFFVNNATEDFLLIRPSGNPISAKGFEEMMSSGDVVQEKAEITKIHKIEFLSEDVAMSVFTLGSKFTYKGTPNEDLATITSIFKKVDNDWKVHWVQRSTGNTDLSLWD, encoded by the coding sequence ATGACAGATAGAGAAACAATTGAATCGATGTTGTATGAGTTCGCAACACCGCAGAAAATGGGCTCATTTTTTGTAAATAATGCCACTGAAGATTTTTTACTTATCAGACCTAGCGGGAATCCAATAAGTGCAAAGGGATTCGAGGAAATGATGAGTTCTGGCGATGTTGTTCAGGAAAAAGCAGAAATTACAAAAATTCATAAGATTGAATTTCTTTCTGAAGATGTAGCAATGTCTGTTTTTACTCTTGGTTCAAAATTCACTTACAAAGGTACACCTAATGAAGACTTAGCAACAATTACTTCTATTTTTAAAAAAGTAGATAATGATTGGAAAGTTCACTGGGTGCAAAGATCAACTGGAAATACAGATTTATCTTTATGGGATTAG